One Nicotiana sylvestris chromosome 12, ASM39365v2, whole genome shotgun sequence genomic window carries:
- the LOC104221725 gene encoding jasmonate-induced oxygenase 4-like: MSCLQSWPEPIVRVQALSESGIQEIPHRFIKRPADRPCFIETTHVKQPYNNIPLIDLENLKSTKESVRSETMKLISQACRDWGFFQVVNHGVSHDLMAKTRGVWREFFHLPLEEKQKFANSPTTYEGYGSRLGVEKGGKLDWSDYFFLHFLPEPLRDEKKWPNLPITCRKIVAEYGQEGVKLCERILKILSLNLGLNEDYLHHKFGGDSERGACLRVNFYPKCPQPDLTLGLSSHSDPGGMTLLLPDIEVAGLQVRRGNNWLTVKPVPNAFIVNIGDQIQVLSNGTYKSVEHRVIVNSAKERVSLAFFYNPGGDKLIKPADELVTEDRPALYFPTTFNKYRALIRTKGPCGKSQIESLKSLDN, encoded by the exons ATGAGTTGCTTGCAAAGTTGGCCGGAGCCAATTGTCCGAGTTCAAGCACTGTCCGAAAGTGGCATTCAAGAAATCCCCCACCGTTTCATTAAACGGCCAGCGGATAGACCATGTTTCATTGAAACAACTCATGTTAAGCAACCCTACAacaatattccattgattgaccTCGAAAACCTGAAGTCAACCAAGGAATCTGTTCGCTCTGAAACTATGAAACTCATTTCTCAGGCTTGTCGCGACTGGGGTTTTTTCCAAGTGGTGAATCATGGCGTTAGCCATGACCTGATGGCAAAAACTCGCGGTGTTTGGCGCGAGTTTTTTCATCTTCCACTGGAGGAGAAACAGAAATTTGCAAATTCTCCAACTACGTATGAAGGGTACGGCAGTCGGCTAGGAGTGGAGAAAGGTGGCAAATTGGATTGGAGTGATTATTTCTTCCTTCATTTTCTTCCTGAACCGTTGAGGGATGAGAAAAAATGGCCTAATCTTCCGATTACATGCAG AAAAATTGTTGCTGAATACGGACAAGAAGGAGTCAAACTTTGTGAAAGAATATTGAAGATTTTATCCTTAAACCTGGGATTAAATGAGGATTATTTACACCATAAGTTTGGAGGGGACAGTGAAAGAGGTGCATGTTTAAGGGTAAATTTTTACCCAAAGTGTCCACAGCCAGACTTAACCCTAGGCCTTTCTTCGCACTCTGACCCTGGTGGCATGACCCTTCTCCTCCCTGATATCGAAGTCGCTGGCCTCCAAGTCCGCCGTGGAAATAACTGGTTAACTGTTAAACCTGTTCCCAATGCCTTCATCGTCAACATTGGAGATCAAATTCAG GTATTAAGCAATGGAACGTACAAAAGTGTAGAGCACAGAGTGATCGTTAATTCAGCTAAAGAACGTGTTTCCTTAGCATTCTTCTACAATCCAGGAGGTGACAAACTCATTAAGCCTGCAGATGAGCTTGTGACGGAGGACCGGCCGGCGTTATATTTTCCGACGACGTTCAATAAGTACCGAGCTTTAATTAGAACCAAGGGCCCTTGTGGGAAATCTCAAATTGAATCACTAAAATCTCTAGATAATTag